The genomic region GGAATCACTATATACCCTCAGGTTCCTTACCTTGAGCCCTGACGCCATTTGCATCCCAAGTATAAGAGCTTCATACTCGGCCTCAttattggttgccttgaattcgcaCCTGATGGCTTGCACTATCATATCCCCTTTGGGAGATCGCAGATCTAAACCTACACCAGCCCCTCTAGCAtttgaggctccgtcaatatacaGGGTCCACACCTCACCATCCTGGCTTCCCACCATCGTCAGCATTCCTTCCTCTGCTTCCCCACGAGTTGCAGGGCAGAAGTCAGAGACGAAATCTGCTAGGGCTTGGGATTTTATCGCCGTTCTGGGTTCAAATTGCAGGTCATAGCCACTAAGATGCACTGACCACTTGGTCATTCTCCCGAGAGTTCGGGCTTCCTCATAATAGTCTTTAGCGGGTAATTGGTTATGACATGGATGGTGTGAGATTCAAAGTACGGCCGCGATTTTTATAAGAGCGCAGAACGAGAGGTGCTAATTTTTCAAAAGAAGTGTACTGGTCTCTGCGCAGGGAGCAGAGACTTGCTGATATAATATACGGGATCTTTGCACTCCTTCTTGTTCTTTAACCAGAAGCTGCGCTTACGGCCGCTTCCGTGATCGATAGATACAAAAATAGTGGTTCCCCTTGCTCAGGCTTCGCGAGTAATGGCGGCGTGCTCAGGTAGCTTTTG from Silene latifolia isolate original U9 population chromosome 3, ASM4854445v1, whole genome shotgun sequence harbors:
- the LOC141649673 gene encoding uncharacterized protein LOC141649673, which translates into the protein MTKWSVHLSGYDLQFEPRTAIKSQALADFVSDFCPATRGEAEEGMLTMVGSQDGEVWTLYIDGASNARGAGVGLDLRSPKGDMIVQAIRCEFKATNNEAEYEALILGMQMASGLKVRNLRVYSDSLLVVNHVNNEYVARDSKMIAYLKIATEQKSKFRTFKITQVPRDQNVEADALATLGQPSAHVAVKHTNYSRVDPSPSERAGLGFHKERVYTCGKY